In the Thunnus albacares chromosome 10, fThuAlb1.1, whole genome shotgun sequence genome, GATCTTGttttaaacttttcatttgtttgtatggttttttgtttgttttctctttacGTCTGAAGCTCCCCTAACCTTATGTCGTAGAGGTGGTTGGCCATGATTCTACCCCAACACTACATTGCATACTTTTGTGTCCATTCCCGAGCTATTTTGTTGTACCTGTAATcaagcagagacagagagagagagaccaagaGGGGGAACGGTTAGTTTACCCTTGTAATGACCAACatattgacattttatgatGTATATGCACATTTAAGTTTTGCTGCCTccctgccagcagcagcagcagcagcagcggcggcagcaCAGAGGGCAGCTTGGCTGGCTCTCcacagagcacacacagctCTGCCATCTTGTGCTGAAATTCAGGAGgttactttttatttcctcttgcCACTGCGGCAAACGGCCAGAAATCACTGCTGCTGGCTGATCAGTACCAAGAAAACGGTGATAGGTGATAACAGATATGGCACAACCAAAATGACAGTAGTATCTCTAGTGTATAGTTGTTAAATACCACTTGTTTTATGATAGGGCACATCATATAATGTTCTGTGGGTATGTAAAAAACGCAGATGACAGTGCAAATCTCTGACTGGTCAGTGTGGGCTGCCAGCATTCACTAAACCCAATAAATATCTGATAATATacagaacaggagagaaaaccCCAGCTGACTGCTACTTTATGTAAGACCTTTCCTTCTCTATATAGCGTTTATAATGACAGAAACACTCATTTTGACTCGGGCTGatgaaatgtatatttaaacCTATCAGATGCTACAAGCTAATGGAGCTAAATATCagctttatttaagtaaagaaGGACTTTATACGGACTGCAATGCAACATGTGCTGCAACAAGTGTTCAGTTGCATTACTCTAATACAGCCAGATAACATAGTGATGCCAACTGACATTAAATCTCCAGACTGGAAAATGTTctgaaagaaatgtaaaaacgtGTTTGGAAcattcctccatctctctctttgctctgcGTCCATTCAGAGCAGccagctggggggggggggtcgaaACCACAGTTCTTCACTTCAGACGGACAAAATTGCCAATTTTGGAAGGTGAATATAACAAACTGGAGAGTCTTATTACCTTTGAACAGTAACCAATCAGTATATTTTTAAAGCCCATTTCCATAATTTAACCCAGACTGAAACCTGCTatccttgtgtttttgtagctTTCAAACTATGTAGAAAAGACTGTTGCGAAATctcaaaaataacagaaattgtAGCTAATTAAAGTGTAGTAATCTGGTAGTACAATGGAGCTTCTGTCCATCAGTAGCTAGACTGTGACACTGTCTGTCATCAGAACATGACTTTTGATCAGTTTGGGTTGTAGAGTGTCTCAAAAATAAAGGCTGGTAACCCAAATGTTTAATGTTGACAAAGAGGCATGAACCCTTAAAAACAGACCATAATGGACACCAATGACGCACTTAACAACAAGAAGGAGATAACTTACTTTTCCCTGTCCGTCTTGTAGATGCGGGCGATCTCGGGTACTAAGGGGTCATCCGGGTTTGGGTCGcacagcagagagcagatgGACAGGAGAACTGGGATGGATGTATCGGAGGTTGACCAGTCAGCAttcacataaaagaaaaaaaaaaaaaaaaaaatcttaagaaTTTTGACAACTTTCCTTCCTTCAGATGCAAGTGTTTTTTAGTAAGGAGCTATAGAACTATTGATGATGCATAAAAATGGggttttgacaaaaatgtagaaaaaaaacccccaactCTGTGCATGAGAGACATTTGTAAGCACGTCTGTTAGTGATCATCCATCAGAAAGAGCTACGCTGACATTTACAGAGATAGTACTCCAGTTTAATACAAGGACCTCTGCgtgagaaatgttaaaatgcattatttgtgggatgcatttttattcaaaagGAAACCAACATGTTTCCTCTGTTCCTTCATTCCTAACACACTTGTTTAGAAAGGCATCTGCCATTTATCTGTAACCACATGTGCAGTTTAGAGTCTGAAGGCCAGTAAGAACCGGCCTACCTTTGGAGATGGTGAGAGCCGGAGACCACTGTGATCGCAGGATGTCAAGACAAATGCTGCCGTTGCTGTTGATATTTGGGTGGTAGATTCTTGTGGTAAATGCAACCTGAAAACAGACAGAGGGGGGAGGGGGCgtgagacagagaaacaacagGAAACTGAATGACGTATAGCTGCGGCATGTTTTAGCAGGAAAAGAcacacttttacttttagagCTGGGCGTATTTCTCCATAGATAGATCATTCTATTGTCATCCTGTGAGATTGTCAACACCTGATGTAATCGCCCTGGAcggtcagtccaccttaagtgagcctgggCTGAAGTTGTCGCTAAGTtcagggctaacccccttcactttaatcagcaggCGGCAAAGCAAGACACAGGAACTTTGCTTGGTTCTTGAGGAGTTatagcatttattcactgacaaaaaagcctaaactgtacacacacacacacacacacacacacacacactgctaacCACACACTGAGCTATCCCTTAAAGGAGCCGCGCTACTTGTGTAACACATTTCAGGTCTGATAGTAAGTTAGTTAAACCAATCGTTGAACATCCCTTCAAATGTTGATGTACAATCCGATCACCAATCAGCACAAGCCGAgttactttgtttatttatactgctgctttgtatgtttgtgtgtgtcagtgtcttgCTTACCTTTGGCGGTTTGAAGGGGTAGTCTGTGGGGAAGTGTATGGTCAAGAAGAAAACCCCGCTCTGGTAAGGACTGTCATTCTAATCCACggagaaagaaaacattcatctcATTAGTGATTGTACTGCAATGACAAATCTATATGTACAAAATGGgatataaaatgaaatgctaGCGGTGATGTCACACAAAACTCTTATGTTTGAGTTAAAGTTGACGTCTAACTAATTGATAAAATAAGCATTAAGTTCAGTCTACTTTGGCCCTATCAGATTATTTACTGTGCTTACTGAGGAGCACCATTCAAAGTCAGCAGTTCAGTCACAATTTAAAGTCAGCAGTTTAGAGTATAAATTAATGGCAGAACATCCTGTCATATGTGTGAATGTTAATTCCCAGAAAAAACCAACGACTGTGACTAAGTGAATACTTACAGGTCCCATTATTGTGGCTTGCcagtgaaacactgaaacaaagacCAGAGAAATTGGTTAtgaaacactaaacacaaagcgTGGCTGAGAAGTGTTAGAATAAATAATGCCACATGAAGGgctcatgtttatttgtatagttgAGTAACAGACTTACAACATAGTGCAACTcaggacatacagtatatacacacacacaacatttttCTCTAAATTGTGAGTGCAAAGGGTCAGACAAGTGCAGTAAACTCAcacttaaatttttttttttttttttttttttttttttttttacagaaaatgcTCCTTATATGAATGATATCAAAAGCATCAAAAGCATTTCTGAAGAGGAAATCGTTACCAAGATGCAATATGAGGAAGTCTTAGACAAAACAAGTGGTGGGAATTGATTTGGGAGCATCTGAACCTGCCCAAGTCAAGCATCCGGTCGAGGTCTGATGACAAATGTCACATTGAAAAGTCAACCACAGCAATTACGTGTTCCTAGAACCACTTTCTTGCAGTTTATAGAAGAG is a window encoding:
- the ube2d2 gene encoding ubiquitin-conjugating enzyme E2 D2 isoform X2; protein product: MFHWQATIMGPNDSPYQSGVFFLTIHFPTDYPFKPPKVAFTTRIYHPNINSNGSICLDILRSQWSPALTISKVLLSICSLLCDPNPDDPLVPEIARIYKTDREKYNKIAREWTQKYAM
- the ube2d2 gene encoding ubiquitin-conjugating enzyme E2 D2 isoform X1 — encoded protein: MALKRIHKELNDLARDPPAQCSAGPVGDDMFHWQATIMGPNDSPYQSGVFFLTIHFPTDYPFKPPKVAFTTRIYHPNINSNGSICLDILRSQWSPALTISKVLLSICSLLCDPNPDDPLVPEIARIYKTDREKYNKIAREWTQKYAM